The region ATAATTTTTGCATCGTCAGCACAAGCCTGCGCCATAGCAAGACTGCTATACCCAGTAAATGTGCCAATTTCAATAATTTTTTTTGCATTGATCAACTTTATTAGTAAGGCCATAAATTGACCTTGCTCGGGAGAAATTTGCATCCTTGCCATTGGCTCTTTATCAGTTTCCAAACGTAGCGCTTTAAGCTCTCTGGATTCACGTAACGATACTGATAAAATATAATGGTAGAGTTCATCGCTAAGGTTTAGTGTTTGTTTTGACATGGTTTGAAGACACCCCTTTAAAATTGATTAACGTAGCCTAGTTGGATCAATTATTTAGTCTAAAATTGCATAGAGAGACTTTAATCTATCATCAAATTAGTACACTATAGCCGTATAACAGCCTACCCATAACAAGAGAGCTTGCCATATGGCTGCTTGCGTACGCCAAACAGGCAACGCTTTGGTTAAACTGTTTCACTATATTGCTCTGTTTGTGACCGGCGCGACGATTGTTTGGTCAGCCGTTCATTTTTATATCCGCATGATGGCAAGTGGCAGTCAAGGCTTGAAGATATATTTCTGTTGTTTATCTATCTGGAACTGGGCGCCATGATTGGCATTTATTTCCAAACAAAAAAATTTCCCGTTAACTTTCTTGTCTATATCGCAATTACTGCGCTTACTCGTGTACTAACTGTTGATACAAAAACAATGGATAGCGAGCGAATTATTTATATTTGTGCGGGAATATTGTTGCTTGGGCTGGCGAGCCTTGTTATCAGCTATAGTAAAAAATTAAGCGGTACATCAATAACGACAGACAGTGAACTAGGCTAATAATAATATCAGACCTACGAATACAGTTATCTTGACCAGATGTGATCATTACAATCACGCCAGATAAAAGTTTCACGTATACGCTACTGTTACGACAATAATAGCGATTTTCAGGCTAATCAAGCGTCACAAGGGCTTCCATCGATCCACGCACCGTTCATATACACGGTCGGCCGGTATGCCATAATTTTACGCATATACCACATTTGCACCAGATTGCGGGTCATCTCATCTGGGGCGTTACTCGTACGGTAACCCCACTGATCTTGAAGTTCGATTTTAATGGCCAAACCATCATCGTCGGTTTCAATAAAAATTGCCGGGCAATGGGTGGGTTCTTCAAGACTAGCTACCATAACACCTGGTGGCATATCACTGCTGCTAGCGCCGCTTGCGTAAAGGGTAAAAAAGAGTATCAAAAATAGCTTTTTCATGACAGTATCCTCATCCATGATGGTACGTGTTAGAAAACCACATTGCTTTCCTAGCAATATGTCTGCCATTCCTTATTCTTCCAGCCAGAAGACCTGATACAAACTATTTCTATTTTAATTACGCTAGTTAAACCGA is a window of Gammaproteobacteria bacterium DNA encoding:
- a CDS encoding phosphate-starvation-inducible PsiE family protein, producing MVSRSFLYPHDGKWQSRLEDIFLLFIYLELGAMIGIYFQTKKFPVNFLVYIAITALTRVLTVDTKTMDSERIIYICAGILLLGLASLVISYSKKLSGTSITTDSELG